A single Dictyoglomus sp. DNA region contains:
- the csaB gene encoding polysaccharide pyruvyl transferase CsaB, with amino-acid sequence MKNILIFGYYGEKNLGDELILENLRDCFEKRFNLGVLTSNKDYYKNLITFQKFKPLELFKGINWADIIIGGGGGIFQDKTSLRSLIYYLSILWLSFLKGKKIYLLGQSFSPFKYAISKYLVKISLLLCEKIYLRDSFSFKYLINIGIPREKLYIIPDIAFLSKFEKRSLNKNYVGVNFRPWKGININDLENILKNLKKNERVIFFSFQDSLDLKFFNSLSQEAKKDIDVVPYFDENFIDKFSSCKYFIGMRLHSLILASIFYIPFLAISYDEKIEAYLEDLGWKFYLKINDLDRFLPLWIQLKEEDGLDLYLRYKVEDKKKSLKEELEKLMSQI; translated from the coding sequence ATGAAAAATATTTTGATTTTTGGATATTATGGAGAAAAAAACTTAGGCGACGAATTAATTTTAGAGAATCTTAGAGATTGTTTTGAAAAAAGATTTAATTTAGGTGTGCTCACTTCTAATAAAGATTATTATAAAAATTTAATTACCTTTCAGAAGTTTAAACCTTTGGAATTATTCAAAGGAATAAATTGGGCAGATATAATAATAGGAGGCGGAGGGGGGATATTCCAGGATAAAACAAGCTTAAGATCTCTTATTTATTATCTTTCTATCCTTTGGCTTTCCTTTTTAAAAGGAAAAAAAATATATCTCCTTGGACAAAGCTTTTCACCTTTTAAGTACGCTATAAGTAAGTATTTAGTGAAAATTTCTCTTCTATTATGTGAAAAAATATATTTAAGAGATAGTTTTTCTTTCAAATATTTGATTAACATTGGTATTCCAAGAGAAAAGCTTTATATAATTCCTGACATAGCATTTCTTTCAAAGTTTGAAAAACGAAGTTTAAATAAAAATTATGTAGGTGTAAATTTTAGACCTTGGAAAGGGATTAATATAAATGATCTTGAGAACATTTTAAAGAACCTAAAAAAAAATGAGAGAGTAATATTTTTTTCTTTTCAAGATTCTTTAGATTTAAAGTTTTTTAATAGTCTTTCTCAAGAAGCAAAAAAAGATATTGACGTTGTACCATATTTTGATGAAAATTTTATTGATAAATTTTCCTCTTGTAAATATTTTATTGGAATGCGTCTTCATTCGTTGATCTTAGCATCTATTTTCTATATCCCCTTTCTTGCAATATCCTACGATGAGAAGATAGAAGCATACTTGGAAGATTTAGGATGGAAATTTTATCTGAAAATTAATGACTTAGATCGATTTTTACCCTTATGGATTCAACTAAAAGAAGAGGATGGTTTAGACTTATACTTAAGATACAAAGTAGAGGATAAGAAAAAATCATTAAAAGAAGAACTTGAGAAACTTATGTCTCAGATATGA
- the purN gene encoding phosphoribosylglycinamide formyltransferase, producing MKKRLGVLVSGRGTNLQALINAGKKKEYPAEVVVVISDNPNAYAITRAKKAQIPVYVVQREEYKTKREYEEKIKEILISYRVDLVVLAGYMRIVGKVLLSAFPMKIINIHPSLLPSFPGLNAQKQALEYGVKFSGCTVHFVDEGIDTGPIIGQKVVPVYDYDTPESLAERILKKEHKLLVEVIRKLLTEEYKLEGRRVIFIRKKEDEKHEGSCGR from the coding sequence TTGAAAAAAAGATTAGGAGTTCTTGTATCAGGAAGAGGTACTAATCTTCAAGCTTTAATAAATGCAGGAAAGAAGAAAGAATATCCGGCAGAAGTAGTAGTAGTTATTAGTGATAATCCTAATGCTTATGCTATAACTCGTGCAAAAAAAGCCCAAATTCCAGTCTATGTAGTCCAAAGAGAAGAATATAAAACCAAAAGAGAATATGAAGAGAAAATTAAGGAAATTCTTATATCTTATAGAGTAGATCTTGTTGTTCTCGCAGGATATATGAGAATTGTAGGTAAAGTTCTTCTTTCTGCTTTTCCTATGAAGATAATAAATATTCATCCTTCTCTTCTCCCATCCTTTCCTGGTCTTAATGCTCAAAAGCAAGCATTGGAATATGGGGTGAAATTTTCAGGATGTACAGTTCATTTTGTAGATGAAGGAATAGACACAGGGCCAATTATTGGCCAAAAAGTTGTTCCTGTCTATGACTATGATACTCCTGAATCTTTAGCGGAAAGAATATTAAAAAAAGAACATAAACTTTTAGTAGAAGTTATTAGGAAATTACTTACTGAAGAATATAAATTAGAAGGAAGAAGAGTGATTTTTATTAGAAAAAAGGAGGATGAAAAACATGAAGGTTCTTGTGGTAGGTAA
- a CDS encoding ComF family protein, with amino-acid sequence MSNLYILKEILLELFFPSKCVFCGVYLEGYICPKCINKLNFARNFCIFCGVPLTSLENICYNCKKEERIIDGLELLGYYKERWEILIQKFKFENKPYLAKTFAYLGKEKIKKRDWHIDFITYVPMERRKELKRGFNQAEILARFLGRELNIKVINILIQKKPILEQKSLEYKERIKNVKDAYKMNSGINIEGRNILLVDDVYTTGATLKECAKELKKGKASKVFSFVICKTLI; translated from the coding sequence GTGAGTAATTTATATATTTTGAAAGAGATATTATTGGAATTATTTTTCCCTTCTAAATGTGTATTTTGTGGGGTTTATTTAGAAGGATATATTTGTCCTAAGTGTATTAATAAATTAAATTTTGCAAGAAATTTCTGTATATTCTGCGGAGTTCCCCTTACATCTTTAGAAAATATTTGTTATAATTGTAAAAAAGAAGAAAGGATAATAGATGGATTAGAATTATTAGGATACTATAAAGAAAGATGGGAAATTTTAATTCAGAAATTCAAATTTGAAAATAAACCTTACTTAGCAAAAACCTTTGCTTATTTAGGAAAAGAAAAAATTAAAAAAAGAGATTGGCATATAGATTTTATTACTTACGTTCCCATGGAGAGAAGAAAAGAGTTAAAAAGAGGATTTAATCAAGCAGAAATTTTAGCTAGATTTTTAGGAAGAGAACTTAATATTAAAGTTATTAATATATTAATTCAGAAAAAACCTATTTTGGAACAAAAATCTCTTGAATATAAAGAAAGAATTAAAAATGTAAAGGACGCATATAAAATGAATTCAGGGATAAATATTGAGGGAAGAAATATTCTTTTAGTTGATGATGTCTATACTACTGGGGCTACACTAAAAGAATGTGCTAAGGAACTTAAAAAGGGAAAGGCAAGTAAAGTTTTTTCCTTTGTAATATGTAAAACTTTGATTTAA
- the speD gene encoding adenosylmethionine decarboxylase — protein sequence MNFLRKGVKREEKMLGPHVVLDFYGCPKELLEDIDYIYEILDELPEKIGMHKIMPPYVMKYFPDEEPMDWGISGVVLIAESHITIHTWPELKYTSIDIFSCKAFDIEKAKKLLETKFKPEKIEWEVLVRGKEFPSHLLKRGKYGTS from the coding sequence TTGAATTTTTTAAGGAAAGGAGTTAAAAGAGAAGAAAAAATGTTGGGACCGCATGTTGTTTTAGATTTCTATGGATGTCCCAAAGAATTATTAGAAGATATTGACTATATCTATGAAATTTTAGATGAACTTCCTGAAAAAATTGGTATGCATAAAATTATGCCACCATACGTAATGAAATATTTTCCAGATGAAGAACCAATGGACTGGGGAATCTCGGGAGTCGTCTTAATTGCGGAAAGCCACATAACCATTCATACCTGGCCCGAATTAAAATATACAAGTATAGATATTTTTTCCTGCAAAGCCTTTGATATTGAAAAGGCTAAAAAATTATTGGAAACAAAATTTAAACCAGAAAAGATAGAATGGGAAGTATTAGTTAGAGGTAAAGAATTTCCATCGCATCTATTAAAAAGAGGAAAATATGGAACAAGTTAA
- the speB gene encoding agmatinase, protein MEQVKSTPSFAGLPNISFEEAQVIIIPISYEVTTSYKKGTRDGPIAILNSSYNIELYDEELDTIPAEIGIYTYPEPLLPIGDLKLPLECIKEIASKIIDSKKFPIFLGGEHTITRGILSAYIEKFFTDDLSVLHLDAHCDLREEYEGTSYHHACALRMVAEKLPLIQVGIRSLSKEEKEFINGKDNIKIFWNWEIKKNNNWIEEVITSLKDKVYITLDLDVFDPSIMPSVGTPEPGGLDWWDVLELLRKVFEKKKVLGVDIVELSPIPGLVYPDYLVSRLIYKIVGYYRVFQKK, encoded by the coding sequence ATGGAACAAGTTAAATCAACTCCTTCTTTTGCTGGCTTACCAAATATTTCTTTTGAAGAGGCTCAGGTAATTATTATTCCTATTTCTTATGAAGTTACTACTTCATATAAAAAAGGAACAAGAGACGGCCCCATAGCAATTCTTAATTCATCATATAATATAGAATTATATGATGAAGAACTAGATACGATCCCTGCAGAAATAGGGATTTATACTTATCCTGAGCCTCTTCTTCCAATTGGAGATTTGAAACTTCCTCTAGAGTGTATAAAGGAAATTGCTAGTAAAATAATTGATTCAAAAAAATTCCCTATATTTTTAGGAGGAGAACATACAATAACTCGAGGAATTCTCTCCGCATATATAGAAAAATTTTTTACCGATGATCTAAGTGTTTTGCATTTAGATGCTCATTGCGATTTAAGAGAGGAGTATGAAGGTACTTCCTACCATCATGCTTGTGCATTAAGAATGGTAGCAGAAAAGTTGCCATTGATTCAAGTGGGGATAAGAAGTCTTTCAAAAGAAGAGAAAGAATTCATAAATGGAAAAGATAATATAAAAATATTTTGGAATTGGGAAATAAAAAAAAATAATAACTGGATAGAAGAAGTAATTACATCTCTAAAAGATAAAGTTTATATAACCTTGGATTTGGATGTATTTGATCCTTCTATAATGCCTTCTGTAGGAACACCTGAACCTGGGGGTTTAGATTGGTGGGATGTTTTGGAATTATTAAGAAAGGTATTTGAGAAAAAGAAAGTTTTAGGTGTAGATATAGTTGAGTTATCTCCTATCCCCGGATTAGTATATCCTGATTATTTAGTTTCAAGACTAATATATAAAATAGTGGGTTATTATCGAGTTTTTCAAAAGAAATGA
- the wecB gene encoding UDP-N-acetylglucosamine 2-epimerase (non-hydrolyzing) gives MIKISLVFGTRPEAIKMAPVAYALKNSQFFETQIILTAQHRELLDQVMDLFKLTSDYDLNIMEEGQSLTDITIRVLKGLDKIWNKDKPDMILVHGDTTTTFSASLSAFYKKIPIAHVEAGLRTYNKYQPYPEEMNRRLTGILADLHFAPTKTAKENLLKENVPKENIFITGNTVIDAFLYTYKNLGDFKPRNINLLDGKMILVTAHRRENWGEPLKNIALALKEILENFPDVYIVFPMHPNPIIGKAFLPILGDSKRAILTSPVDYRTMVYLIANSYIILSDSGGIQEEAPSLGKPVLVLREVTERPEAVKAGTVKLVGTNKDNIVKELSELLENEESYRKMSSAINPYGDGKASLRIVEILKYYFKLSSSIPEEFKGE, from the coding sequence ATGATTAAAATTTCTTTAGTATTTGGAACAAGACCTGAAGCCATAAAAATGGCCCCTGTAGCGTATGCCCTTAAAAATTCCCAGTTTTTTGAAACTCAGATTATTCTAACAGCTCAACATAGAGAATTATTAGATCAAGTGATGGATTTATTTAAGCTTACTTCAGATTATGATTTAAATATTATGGAGGAAGGGCAATCTCTAACAGATATAACTATCAGAGTATTAAAAGGACTTGATAAGATTTGGAATAAAGATAAACCAGATATGATATTAGTTCATGGGGATACAACTACAACTTTTTCTGCAAGTCTATCTGCCTTTTATAAAAAGATTCCTATAGCTCATGTAGAGGCAGGCCTTAGAACATATAATAAATATCAGCCTTATCCTGAAGAAATGAATAGACGTTTAACAGGAATTTTAGCAGATTTACACTTTGCTCCTACAAAAACTGCAAAAGAAAATCTATTAAAAGAAAATGTTCCTAAAGAAAATATTTTTATAACAGGAAATACAGTAATAGATGCTTTTTTGTATACCTATAAAAATTTAGGAGATTTTAAACCTAGGAATATAAATCTTCTAGATGGAAAAATGATTCTTGTTACAGCTCATAGAAGAGAAAATTGGGGGGAGCCTTTAAAAAATATAGCTTTAGCTTTAAAAGAAATTTTAGAAAATTTTCCTGATGTTTATATAGTTTTTCCAATGCATCCTAATCCTATTATAGGAAAAGCATTCTTACCTATTTTAGGTGATAGTAAGAGAGCAATTCTTACTTCTCCTGTTGATTATAGAACTATGGTATATTTAATTGCAAATTCTTATATAATTCTTTCTGATTCAGGAGGGATTCAAGAGGAAGCTCCTTCCTTAGGAAAACCTGTTCTTGTATTAAGAGAAGTAACAGAAAGACCCGAAGCTGTGAAAGCGGGAACAGTAAAATTAGTAGGAACAAATAAAGATAATATTGTAAAGGAGTTATCAGAACTTCTTGAAAATGAAGAATCTTATAGAAAAATGTCTTCGGCAATAAATCCTTATGGTGATGGAAAAGCAAGTTTAAGAATAGTAGAGATTTTAAAATATTATTTTAAGCTTTCCTCCTCTATTCCTGAAGAATTTAAAGGTGAGTAA
- the secA gene encoding preprotein translocase subunit SecA, translated as MGFFSKLFDSNAKTLKKLEDYVKRINALEPEISKLSDEELSKKTQEFKTKLERGATLDDLLIEAFAVVRETAKRKVGMRPFDVQLMGGIVLHQGKIAEMQTGEGKTLVATMPAYLNALEGKGVHIVTVNDYLAKRDRYWMGPIYEFLGLNVGLLQHDTPILERKKAYNADITYGTNNEFGFDYLRDNIALSPDHIVQRTLNYAIVDEVDSILIDEARTPLIISGPSQGNSQIYKLAIRAARYLEKDKDYLVDEKSKTVSLTDEGLRKAEKFLGIKDLYDFEHMNLAHALLQCLKALNLFHKDRDYIVKDGEVIIVDEFTGRLMFGRRYSDGLHQAIEAKEGVRIKDENITLATISIQNYFRMYKKLAGMTGTAATEEEEFVKIYGLEVVVIPPNKPLIRTNYPDVIYKTEKEKFEAVVKEIEELYKIGRPVLVGTTSIEKSEKLSQMLKKKGIPHNVLNAKYHEKEAYIVAQAGRYKAVTIATNMAGRGTDILLGGNPEMLAKQEVDPEKDREKYLKKLEEYKKICEEERKKVVELGGLHVIGTERHESRRIDNQLRGRAGRQGDPGSSRFYLSLEDDLLRLFGGEQIKNLMSRLGMEDGQPIESPLLTRIIENSQAKVEKMNFEIRKQLLEYDDVLNKQREIVYSERRKILLNENLDELVRNILDRVMERFFNGLMYEDKNLWDKLFINLYGFLPKNWKEIINKNDEKEILEELRIKILERFEERKKEFGKDLWDQIQRLVLLYIIDKLWIEHLNDMDTLKEGIGLRAIAHHDPLVEYKKEAYEMFQNMVHTFEWESIRYLFNIHVTQDKTSKSMNKGRRY; from the coding sequence ATGGGATTTTTTTCAAAATTATTTGATTCCAATGCTAAAACTCTAAAAAAATTAGAAGATTATGTAAAAAGAATAAATGCTTTGGAACCTGAAATTTCTAAACTTTCTGATGAAGAGCTAAGTAAAAAAACTCAGGAATTTAAAACCAAATTAGAGAGAGGTGCAACATTGGATGATCTATTGATAGAGGCTTTTGCAGTAGTAAGAGAGACTGCAAAAAGAAAAGTTGGAATGCGTCCCTTTGATGTTCAGTTAATGGGAGGAATTGTTCTTCATCAAGGAAAAATTGCAGAGATGCAAACAGGTGAAGGAAAAACTTTAGTTGCTACTATGCCTGCTTATCTTAATGCCTTAGAAGGTAAAGGAGTTCATATAGTAACTGTAAATGATTATCTAGCAAAGAGAGATAGATACTGGATGGGACCAATATATGAGTTTTTAGGTTTAAATGTAGGACTTCTTCAACATGATACACCTATTTTAGAAAGAAAGAAGGCTTATAATGCAGATATTACTTATGGTACAAATAATGAGTTTGGATTTGACTATCTAAGAGATAATATAGCCCTTTCTCCAGATCATATAGTTCAAAGGACTTTAAATTATGCCATCGTAGATGAGGTAGACAGTATTTTAATCGATGAGGCAAGAACACCATTAATAATCTCGGGTCCTTCCCAGGGTAATAGTCAAATTTATAAACTTGCAATAAGAGCCGCAAGATATCTTGAAAAAGATAAAGACTATTTAGTTGATGAAAAGTCTAAAACAGTATCCTTAACTGATGAAGGATTGAGAAAAGCTGAAAAATTTTTAGGTATAAAAGATTTATATGATTTTGAACATATGAATTTAGCTCATGCTCTTCTTCAGTGTTTAAAGGCTCTTAATTTATTTCATAAAGATAGGGATTATATTGTTAAAGATGGAGAAGTAATAATTGTTGACGAATTTACAGGAAGATTAATGTTTGGAAGAAGATATAGTGATGGTCTTCATCAGGCTATCGAAGCAAAGGAAGGTGTAAGAATCAAAGATGAAAATATTACTTTGGCAACTATATCGATTCAAAACTATTTTAGAATGTATAAAAAACTTGCAGGAATGACAGGAACAGCAGCAACAGAAGAGGAAGAATTTGTAAAAATATATGGATTAGAGGTCGTAGTTATTCCTCCAAATAAGCCTTTAATTAGAACTAATTATCCCGATGTAATCTATAAAACTGAGAAAGAAAAATTTGAAGCTGTGGTTAAAGAGATAGAAGAATTGTATAAAATTGGAAGACCTGTGCTTGTTGGTACTACATCTATAGAAAAATCAGAGAAATTGAGTCAAATGTTAAAGAAAAAGGGTATCCCTCATAATGTATTAAATGCTAAATATCATGAAAAGGAAGCATATATTGTGGCTCAAGCAGGAAGATATAAAGCTGTTACTATTGCCACAAACATGGCAGGAAGAGGAACAGATATACTTCTTGGAGGAAATCCAGAGATGCTTGCAAAACAAGAAGTAGATCCCGAAAAGGATAGGGAAAAGTATCTAAAGAAACTTGAAGAATATAAAAAAATATGTGAAGAAGAAAGGAAAAAAGTTGTAGAATTAGGTGGTCTACATGTTATTGGTACAGAGAGACATGAAAGCAGAAGAATAGATAATCAGTTAAGAGGAAGAGCAGGAAGACAAGGTGATCCTGGATCTTCTCGTTTTTATCTATCCCTTGAAGATGATCTTTTAAGACTTTTTGGAGGGGAACAGATTAAAAATTTAATGTCAAGATTAGGAATGGAAGATGGACAGCCTATAGAATCTCCTCTTTTAACAAGAATTATTGAGAATAGTCAAGCAAAGGTTGAAAAGATGAATTTTGAAATTAGAAAGCAACTTCTAGAGTATGATGATGTACTAAATAAACAAAGAGAGATAGTCTATAGTGAAAGAAGAAAGATTTTATTAAATGAAAATCTAGATGAACTTGTAAGAAATATTTTAGATAGAGTAATGGAGAGATTTTTTAATGGGTTAATGTATGAAGATAAAAATTTATGGGATAAATTATTTATAAATCTTTACGGATTTCTACCCAAAAATTGGAAAGAAATTATTAATAAGAACGATGAAAAAGAGATACTCGAAGAATTAAGAATAAAAATACTTGAAAGATTTGAAGAGAGAAAAAAAGAGTTTGGTAAAGATTTGTGGGATCAAATTCAAAGATTAGTCTTATTGTATATTATAGATAAGCTTTGGATTGAACATCTTAACGATATGGATACTTTAAAAGAAGGAATTGGGTTGAGAGCAATAGCACATCATGATCCATTAGTAGAGTATAAAAAGGAAGCTTATGAAATGTTTCAAAATATGGTGCATACATTTGAATGGGAAAGCATAAGGTACTTATTTAATATTCATGTTACTCAAGACAAAACATCAAAGTCTATGAATAAGGGAAGGAGGTATTAA
- the purD gene encoding phosphoribosylamine--glycine ligase — MKNMKVLVVGNGAREHAIVWKLKQDKNVSEIYALPGNAGISQIAKCIEERVDNVQKIVDIALEYKVDWTVVGPELPLSLGIVDAFEDKGLKIWGPNKEGAKLEYSKAFAKEIMKESKIPTAEFKIFDSFSSAEQFIKKASYPLVIKADGLCGGKGVKIAESYESAIRILSEYMIDKIFGTAGEKVVIEEYLEGKEFSLIAIIKNGNFYFLPPAQDYKRVGEGNTGENTGGMGAFSPIPWINEEILKKCEKNIFYPLLDELDKRKINYQGFLYAGLILVKNDPYVLEFNVRLGDPEAQVILPLLDFNFTDILYNTSFPWSLDKKALCVVLASKGYPGNYEIGKEIDFKNIDFKDLYIFHAGTIKKNGKIVTSSGRVLSVTAWGEDFKEIRERVYTAIESIHFENKYYRRDIGVELI, encoded by the coding sequence ATGAAAAACATGAAGGTTCTTGTGGTAGGTAATGGAGCACGGGAACATGCTATAGTTTGGAAATTAAAACAAGATAAAAACGTTAGTGAAATTTATGCTCTTCCAGGAAATGCAGGAATTTCTCAAATTGCAAAATGTATTGAAGAGAGAGTAGATAATGTCCAAAAAATAGTAGATATTGCTTTAGAGTACAAAGTTGATTGGACTGTGGTAGGACCAGAATTGCCTCTTTCTCTTGGTATTGTAGATGCTTTTGAAGATAAGGGTTTGAAAATTTGGGGTCCTAATAAAGAAGGAGCTAAGTTAGAATATAGTAAGGCTTTTGCTAAAGAAATTATGAAAGAATCTAAAATTCCCACAGCAGAATTTAAAATATTTGATTCCTTTTCTTCTGCGGAACAATTTATCAAAAAGGCTTCATATCCTTTGGTAATTAAAGCTGATGGACTTTGTGGAGGAAAAGGGGTTAAAATTGCGGAATCTTATGAATCCGCTATTAGAATTCTGAGTGAATATATGATTGATAAGATTTTTGGAACTGCAGGAGAAAAAGTAGTTATTGAAGAATATCTTGAAGGAAAGGAGTTTTCATTAATAGCAATAATTAAAAATGGGAATTTTTATTTTTTACCGCCTGCTCAAGACTATAAAAGAGTAGGGGAGGGAAATACAGGAGAAAATACAGGAGGAATGGGGGCTTTTTCTCCTATTCCGTGGATTAATGAGGAAATATTAAAGAAATGTGAAAAAAATATTTTTTATCCTTTATTGGATGAATTAGACAAAAGAAAAATAAATTACCAAGGCTTTTTATATGCAGGTCTAATCTTGGTTAAAAATGATCCGTATGTTTTGGAATTTAATGTTCGTTTAGGTGATCCTGAGGCACAAGTAATTTTACCTCTTTTAGATTTTAATTTTACTGATATTCTTTATAATACTAGTTTTCCTTGGTCTTTAGATAAAAAAGCATTATGTGTCGTATTAGCGTCTAAGGGATATCCTGGTAATTATGAGATTGGAAAAGAAATAGATTTTAAGAACATAGATTTTAAAGATTTGTATATATTCCATGCAGGGACAATTAAAAAGAACGGAAAAATAGTAACCTCTTCTGGAAGAGTTCTTTCTGTTACAGCATGGGGAGAAGACTTCAAAGAGATTCGAGAAAGGGTATATACTGCAATAGAGAGTATACATTTTGAAAATAAATATTACAGAAGAGATATCGGGGTTGAGCTTATCTAA
- the prfB gene encoding peptide chain release factor 2 (programmed frameshift) produces MAISSIELENTYQELISKFEQLRGYLDIDKEEEELKILEDKISKESWHDPEKLKDLTTKYKRLKERLEKWYFLEKEIKELAEWKELIEEGEEYKNEFSIRLKNCEKLLKSFELDSILQDPHDKVNAILSLHAGTGGTDAQDWTEILLRMYIRWAEKKNFKVKIIDISQGEEAGIKSATLLIEGENAYGYLKSEKGVHRLVRISPFDANHRRHTSFALVEVIPELPDSKVEIKPEDLKIETFRAGGAGGQHVNKVESAVRITHIPTGIVVQCQNERSQHANKEMALRILKARLEELEEKKRREQIQALKGEVQEISWGNQIRSYVFHPYTLVKDHRTGLEIGNIQGVIDGDLDPFIEAYLYKEWQKLKGFSK; encoded by the exons ATGGCAATATCTTCTATAGAATTAGAGAATACATATCAAGAGTTAATTTCAAAATTTGAACAACTAAGAGGTTATCTT GATATAGACAAAGAGGAAGAAGAACTGAAAATCTTAGAAGACAAAATCTCCAAAGAAAGTTGGCACGATCCAGAAAAGCTTAAAGATTTGACAACAAAATATAAAAGACTTAAAGAAAGATTAGAAAAGTGGTACTTTTTAGAAAAAGAAATAAAAGAACTCGCAGAATGGAAAGAACTTATAGAAGAAGGAGAAGAATATAAAAATGAATTTTCTATCAGATTAAAAAATTGTGAGAAATTACTTAAATCTTTTGAACTAGATTCTATCCTTCAAGATCCTCATGATAAAGTAAATGCTATCTTATCCCTTCATGCGGGAACAGGAGGTACCGATGCTCAGGACTGGACTGAAATTCTTTTAAGAATGTATATAAGATGGGCAGAGAAGAAAAATTTTAAGGTTAAAATTATTGATATATCTCAGGGAGAAGAAGCAGGGATAAAGAGTGCTACTTTATTGATTGAGGGTGAAAATGCATATGGTTATTTAAAAAGTGAGAAAGGAGTGCATAGATTAGTAAGAATTTCTCCTTTTGACGCAAATCATAGAAGGCATACATCTTTTGCTCTAGTAGAAGTAATACCAGAACTTCCTGATAGCAAAGTTGAAATAAAACCAGAAGACTTGAAAATAGAAACTTTCAGAGCAGGTGGGGCAGGGGGGCAACATGTGAATAAAGTAGAGTCTGCAGTAAGAATTACTCATATTCCCACAGGAATAGTTGTTCAATGCCAAAATGAAAGGTCTCAACATGCTAATAAGGAAATGGCTTTGAGAATTTTAAAGGCGAGATTAGAAGAATTAGAAGAAAAGAAAAGAAGGGAACAAATACAAGCTTTAAAAGGAGAAGTTCAGGAGATAAGCTGGGGAAATCAGATAAGATCTTATGTCTTTCATCCATATACTCTGGTGAAGGATCATAGAACAGGATTGGAAATTGGTAATATTCAAGGGGTAATTGATGGAGACTTAGATCCCTTCATTGAAGCTTATCTTTATAAAGAATGGCAGAAGTTAAAAGGGTTTTCTAAATAA
- the raiA gene encoding ribosome-associated translation inhibitor RaiA — MQINITGKNISLSQTMQDYVEKKISKLSRFFDHISHIEVVLKEEDRKDVGKSHIVEVTLDVNGTIIKASEENQNFRACIDLVVDKLESQLKKYKEKLIERGRRGPSIREILATEEESKPKVVKVKKFGLKPMDIEEAILQMEMLGHDFFLYLDAETNKMSLLYKRKDGNYGLIIAEEE; from the coding sequence ATGCAGATTAATATTACAGGAAAGAATATATCCCTTTCTCAAACAATGCAAGATTATGTAGAAAAAAAGATATCAAAATTATCAAGATTTTTTGATCATATTTCTCATATTGAAGTAGTATTAAAAGAGGAAGATAGAAAAGATGTTGGGAAAAGTCATATAGTTGAGGTTACTTTAGATGTTAATGGTACTATAATTAAGGCATCAGAGGAAAATCAAAATTTTAGGGCATGTATTGATTTAGTAGTTGATAAATTGGAAAGCCAATTAAAAAAATATAAGGAAAAGTTAATTGAAAGGGGAAGAAGAGGACCGAGTATTCGTGAAATTTTAGCTACAGAGGAAGAATCTAAGCCTAAAGTTGTAAAAGTGAAAAAATTTGGACTTAAACCCATGGATATTGAAGAAGCAATTTTGCAAATGGAAATGCTTGGCCATGACTTTTTTCTATATTTAGATGCTGAGACTAATAAAATGTCTTTATTGTATAAGAGAAAAGACGGAAATTACGGACTGATAATTGCTGAGGAGGAATAA